The nucleotide window AATGAAAAAGGGGAAATAATAATTAATCACCAAGATTCTTCTACAAATGTGGCTGGAGTTTATGCTGCAGGAGATGTGACAGATAAACAATTTAAACAACTTATAACAGGCGTTGCAGATGGTTGTACTGCTGCTCATTCTACATATGGGTATATTGCCAAAACTTTTTAAACTAACTTCTAAGATTTAATATGATGAAATCGCTTGTTAAAAAACTAGGTCTTGCGGTGCTTGTTACCCTTAGCAGTGCAGGCGTTGTTGGAGGAGTAAGTAATGCATTCCAAGATGTGAAAAATATAGGGGAGATAAGAGCTCAGTCTGCTGAAGAAAAAAGAAAGTCTTTATTTTATTTGGGAATGGGTATGTTCTCTGTAGTCCCTCTTGGGGTCGGTCTTGGAATATATGCTGGAGATCTTGCAGACAAATATTTCAAAGATAAAGGGAATAGAAATAATTATCAAATTTAAAATGAGTTTTAAGAAATATATTAAAAAGCACAGCATCTTTTGATAAATAAGGAGACATAAACTCTAACCAAAACCTTATAACTCCTTTTTCTGATAATTAATAATGGTATTGAATTTTGAAAAAGAAAAACTAGTTACAGAGCTAAAAAAACTAAAACCAAAAAAAGTTTTAGTGCAACTTCCAGAAGGCATAAAGCAAAATGCAAGCGAGATTGCTGAAATTATTGAGAACCTTAATATTGAAGTTGTTTTTTCTGGTGAAACAGCTTGGGGTGGTTGTTGCATATCACCACAAGAAGCTAAAAATGTGGGTGCAGATCTTATAGTTCACTTTGGTCATGCAAAGTTTATTGATATTGATTTTCCAATATTATATATGGAAGTAAAAGATGAATTAAATTTACATCCTCTCTTACAAAAGTCTATTAAACATTTGAAGAACTTCAAAAAGATTGGGATTTCTTATTCAATTCAACATAAACATGATATTGACAAAATAATAAGATTTTATGAAAACGAAGAGAAAAAAGTTATTTTGTCTGGGAAAAAAGGTCGTGTAAAATATGAAGGGCATATTGTTGGTTGTCAATATTCAGGATTAAAAGCTATTGAGAAAGATGTTGATTGTTTTGTTATAATTGGAAACCAATTTCATTCAATGGGTGCTGCAATAAGTGTTGAAAAACCAGTGGTGCTTGTTGATGTATATAATGATAAAATTAGAGATATGGATGGTGTTCGTGAAAAAATTCTAAAGCAAAGAGCCATTTCAATTCAAAAACTAAAAGATGCAAGAAATGTTGGAATAATACAAGAGGAAAAGTTAGGTCAACAATTTGGAACATCAGAGTATCTTGTTGATAAATTAAAAGAACAGGACAAAAATGTTATCTTAATAACAATGAATGAGCTTACTCCTGATAAACTAATGAATTTTTATAATATTGATTGTTTTATAGTGCTTGCATGTCCTAGAATCCCTATTGATGATTTTGCAAAATATGAAAAACCAATGGTAACTTTTAAAGAGGCATTGGTAGCACTTGGTATGAAATCCTGGGACGAAATCTTAAAAATTGGGATTATTTAATTATAGAAATTTAAAAGAAATAGGGAGATATTAAAACAACGCGTCTCCTCGACAAACTTGAGGCAAAACAAATTCTCTAGAGAAAGCGAAGAGGAATGAATAATATTGTTGTGTTGAAGTAGAAAAGTATTTAAATCTATAAGTTTTATAATAATTATAAGTTTTATAAAATGGATCACACAACAATTGCCATAAGAAAAGATTTGAAAGAAAAGATTATGGAATTTGCAACTAAAAAAGAATCTTATTCAAATGTTATTGAGAGGCTACTCAAAAGTGCTGAACAAAGGCTCCTGCACGATGTTTTAATGTCAAAAGACGGGTGTGTAACAATTGAAGAAGCTATTGAAGAAGCAGAGAGAAAATGGCCGAAGTGATAATTACCGATGGTCTTAAGAATGATCTTCTAAAAAAATTCAAAGAAGAATCTAAAAAAATATTTAAGTTAATGTATTCTCTAAAAGAAAATCCCAAGAAGGGAAAAATAGTTGGAGAAGTTAGGGGAATAGTTATAGAAGAATTAAAATATAAAAAGTTCAGATTTTATTTCATAACAAACGGATTTGAAGTAAAATTTTTAGAAATAACAGATTTGCAAAATTTAGTGATTAAATTTGTAAAGATGTCTGACAAAAAAACACAGCAAAAGACGATTAATGAAATTAAAGATATCTTGAGAAAGTTCAGAGAAGAGGGATTTTAGTGGATAACATTTTGATTAAAAAGAGGAAAGAAATGAAAAATAAAAATTTATTTTATTATTTTACAATACTCGTACTTTTCTTAGTTTTAGTTGGAGCGATTTTCATAAAACCAATACATACCCCTTATGGAGAAACAGATGTTAATGGCGCACTTATTTTAATGGAAAATGAAGATCTTTTCGTCATCAATACACATACTCCTTATATTGGTGAAATAGATGGAACAGATTTAATTGCTGAAGACTGGGATAATATGATTTCTTATATAGATCAATTACCAAAAGACAAAGAGACACCTATTCTTGTTTATTGCAGAAGTGGGAGAATGGCTGAAACATCTGCAGAACAACTTGCAGATTTAGGATATAATAATGTATATAGTCTTGATGGTGGAATGAATGCATGGCAGGCAAGTGGAAGAAATCTCGTGCAAAAATAGTTAATTAAAATCATAAAAAATGAAACACAAACATGAAGCACATTGCGATCATTGTGAAACAGGT belongs to Candidatus Woesearchaeota archaeon B3_Woes and includes:
- a CDS encoding sulfurtransferase; the protein is MDNILIKKRKEMKNKNLFYYFTILVLFLVLVGAIFIKPIHTPYGETDVNGALILMENEDLFVINTHTPYIGEIDGTDLIAEDWDNMISYIDQLPKDKETPILVYCRSGRMAETSAEQLADLGYNNVYSLDGGMNAWQASGRNLVQK
- the dph2 gene encoding diphthamide biosynthesis enzyme Dph2, with product MVLNFEKEKLVTELKKLKPKKVLVQLPEGIKQNASEIAEIIENLNIEVVFSGETAWGGCCISPQEAKNVGADLIVHFGHAKFIDIDFPILYMEVKDELNLHPLLQKSIKHLKNFKKIGISYSIQHKHDIDKIIRFYENEEKKVILSGKKGRVKYEGHIVGCQYSGLKAIEKDVDCFVIIGNQFHSMGAAISVEKPVVLVDVYNDKIRDMDGVREKILKQRAISIQKLKDARNVGIIQEEKLGQQFGTSEYLVDKLKEQDKNVILITMNELTPDKLMNFYNIDCFIVLACPRIPIDDFAKYEKPMVTFKEALVALGMKSWDEILKIGII